In Crassostrea angulata isolate pt1a10 unplaced genomic scaffold, ASM2561291v2 HiC_scaffold_184, whole genome shotgun sequence, the DNA window gttttgtttcaaaagccCGAAATGTACGGAAAGGAATATTTGATCTTAAACACTGTAATTTAAAGCGTTCGTATTTTTCACGAATGGTAACTTCTGCCAACCTTTGAGCATGCAGGAATTCCAACTCTTGGGCTGACCAGGGAGCTTTCAAGGATGTAGAAATCGGGAAGCAAGTGGAAGTTCTTCGATGTCCGATGTCTTTATCAAATAGAATAGGGTCATCGTCAGCATTGTCATGATCGACGTATTTTGGGGGGAGTTCTTCGACTTTATTGTCATTGGTAGTAACCTCTTCTGATTGCTTTGTTTCTCCCTTCTTCGTACTTTTCTTTTCTGCACCTGTCAACATTTCAAGTTTATGTGGGATGGTGAAGTGCAAGCGATTAAACTGCAAATTGCGAAATCTAAAGCTGACCAATTGCAACTTTGACAAAATCTCCAAGGCGATCAGTTTGTTTTTATCTACCGGTAGGTCGATCGTCAGTAAAGCTAACCTGTCATATTCGACATATTGGCCCTGCATCAAAAGTGCAATACAGCTGATATACGTCATTGTTATTACTAATTGTTCCATATCCATATTTTCTTTCTGGAGCCTTCGAAGGCACATTGTTAACCAAGGAAGAATCTTTGGGGTTTTCTTAATCTTACTTGGGTATATTAGCCCCCGTTTTTCCAATTCACCTCTTACTAAATCTGATATTGTGACAAGTgtgttttctgtgatatctgtAGAACGTTTGTCATATACAACCGTCCagaatttatcattaaatgacCAAGTCAGTGTCATATTCCCATGCCTGTCATATGTTGTAACAGCTGGAAAATGTTTAAGGTCAAGTTCAAGAATACCAGCTTTTATGACTTCTGCCACTGATATATTACTTTTATCCAAGAGCAGGTACAAGCTGGGGAAAACCATTTGGGAATTTGTTCTTCTGTTTGTTGTTAACAGTTTGACCAGCGATCTAATTGTTACAGCACCGACTGTCTTAAATGTTGTCTTGCAAGATTTTATCTCTCGTAGGAAATCTTCAAAAAGAACGTAACTGGCAGCCTTGCCAGTTTCGTGCAGGTCATGTAGTAAGGCAACAACCAAATGTCGACCAATGACTCCATAGCTGCCATCCAAGTGATCGTGCAATCCCACTGACCGTTTTATCATCTTAGATATGACCTCAGATGTTGTCCATATTTCTTGTGGGGGAATGCTATATTCGTTTTGCATACAGGTTGAGTACACTTCTAAAGATAGAAATCCATAGTGGTCAGTTGAACTTCTACTGGGACCAAGAGCTCCTGGTCCTAGATTGATAGAGTAAGATGTACTCCTTCCACAAAGTGGCTTTCCCCACAAAAGTTTTTCGGAGGCTAGTTCCAACTGATAGGATTGCCAGGTGGCACgcacatttcctgtttttttataCTCGTTCAATAATTCTTTAAGTTCCTTGCAAATCCATAAACCCAAATGTCGAATGCATGTTAGAATATGCAAAGGAAAAGGCACCAACAGAGGTACAGTTTCTAAAAGTACTTCTAGATtggttaaattaataaaatccatAGCATTTATATGGTCAGCAACTGAATCCTGCGAAACAACAAATTCAATCCTACATGTACTTCTCCTTAGTAATGTCCAGTTGCTTTGAAATGTAGATATATAATGATCAGCGTCGCGTAGGAATGCCTCTGCTGTCGATCGTGGGAAACACATACCTCCAACAATGCAACCCGACACTGGATGATATCGACAATTGGGTTGACGATGTGGAATGTCAGCGTAAAGTTGAACAAACTGCACCTCGTGTGGAAAACGACAAATCGTCCGCAAACAAGTTTTGATATCCATTGGTCTTCCATCTAGATTGCTCTGATAGTTGGCACAGTCTTTGAATGATAAGCATGTACAAAGTGTTCCTCTGTGGCCGATGATTTGTTGCAATCCCGCAGTAGACCAAAGAAGATCAACTTCTTTAGAGTCTGACAGTATGTTTGCAGCAACATGGATAGTTGTACGCAAAGTAAATTGGGTATTAAAATCTGACAATGATAATCCACAGGTCATTTTTTCACCAAAGCGGAAGCAAAATATGATTGGTCTCAAAAGTCCAGTTTGGGTCAGTTGGTTTAAAGATGCTTGCAAAGCATCGAGTATTGCATAACAATCGTCaggtaaaatgaacatttttcgaACGTCATTTATGTCATTCTTTTCGAGAGTTCTTCTAGCCTCTCCACGCAAAGCAAGAGCCAttagtgtatttttaaaattctctctcAGCTGAAGAAATGTGGCGAGGGCTTGTTGTCTCACTTGCTGAATGGATAATGCAACTGAATGCATCTGGTGCATAGGAATTAAAGCTATCCAACATTCCCACCCTCTTTCATAAAATAGCTGGAACCCTAAGCTGTTTGAGAAGGTCATAAGTTCGCTTTTACTGTATTCTGTTAATCTGACGTTCTTTTTCAAAAAGCCTCTAACGTTCCGTAGACTTGCATTATCATTTGGAAACAGTGTGATATGTCTCACGGGCATTCTTATTGCGGCCAAAGATTTAAACTCCACAACGCATCCATCAATGTCAAAGGAATATCTCAACCATACTTCTCTTTCTACTTCATCGACTGTCAGACATCTTCCAAAAATCCGATCATCCCTTCTTAAAAAGAGTTGTGGTGTTTCAGATACAGAATTGTACGCCTTGGCTAGGTTGAAATTCTCCAACACCGTTTCAGAAAAAGTTTGTTCCGTATCTTCCATATCcatctaaaatttttaaaaaatatgacgtGTTTAGACACTCGTAATgagaaaagctttttttttttataatatctaaTTTTCAACTTAGATGATGATAAGAAATAATTACCCGGCATTATAtctcaattaattaattttttaacaaaaatatatattaaactctattctCAAAGATCAACCTTGGGTTAAACCCGAGTAAAGCCTAGGGTATATTCCGGGGTAAACCTAAATATAACTCGGCCTTTACCATGGTTTAATCCAGGGTACACCCGGGTAAAACCCAGGGTATACGCTGGGTTTAACCAAGAGTATGCCCGGATTTAACACAGATTAAACGCGGGTTTAACCTAGAGGATACCcaggtttaacccagggtatacccgggtttaacccagggtatacccgggtttaacccagggtatacccggggtaaacccGGGATAAACTCAGGGTATACCTGGGTTAAACCCAGgatatacccgggtttaacccagggtataccctgggtacaccaagggtatacccggggtaaacccagggtatacccggggtaaacccagggtatacccggggtatacCCAGGGTAAACTCAGGGTATACCCTAGATGATCCCAGTGTATACACGGGttcaacacagagtaaaacaatGATAGACCTTAAGTTTAATGAGCCAAAGTTTTAaacgtaattatcttaattaagtatatcaaaaagtttcattaatatcaatcattcactacatttgatgaatatcttgctacaattgaaatttaattgtaaactatagatcaattcaatagtctatcaATTACTACCAGGAATAActactatgtttataaaatttcatatctattgctacttaacattagaatgcaggataatgagcaattaaataatgatattaaaaaaagcagttacctttaacaagtgaaaaacccatataatccaacaaagtcacaatcaaaagaatgataaaacaccaaatcatcagatatttatagaaagaaatgattgacagtcACGTGGATTAATAGGCGAGGTCCGGATTCCCGCACACGCATCTCGTCAAagtgcctataccctaaccctaaccctaaccctaaccctaaccctaacctaaccctaaccctaaccctaacccaaccctaaccctaaacctaaccccaacccaaccctaaccctaacactaaccctaaacctgctttgattaatatgtgcaccctaaattacctgttattaaatgaatacaagggaaaatcagcattaattaagtgtgagaaatcattttattcagaaattgcagcccaaaaaagagctcataattttcagttcatacagagaaaattagtatagtgagtcactaagaaaaactcctaaatctttttgaatttatcctggcacccttttttaacttttattacatcaatacaaggaaataaccagtaaaatttaaaagaaaagtgcttttaacttgaatttaaacctccatgaaggaacccatggtttttggcttcgcgttgaaatgtcagtacagttaatcacacaggacacctacttagtctttttgtgtcaatatttgcagcctaacttatcttttataacatcaatacaaagaaataaaacagcattagttaaatgataaatgcttttgttaaaaaattccaccccaatgacagaacccatgattatctgtttttcattaaattatcagtatggttaatcaccaaggaaaactcctaaatcttttggaatctatcctggcacctttttctgtatcttttcaacatcaatacaaagaaataaccagtaagatttcaaagaaatgtgcttttaacttgaatttaaacctccatgagggaacccatggttttcggcttcgcgttgaaatgtcagtacaatttaatcacataggaaacctactaagtctctttgttttaatatttgcagcctaatctatcttttataacatcaatacaaagaaatagacagcattagttaaatgataaatgcttttgtttaaaagttccaccccaatgaattagcccatgactttctgtttctcgttaaattatctgtatggtcaatcaacaaggaaaccttctaaatgttttggaatatattgcttatattacagtaatcttaatcatagacaatcagttgaaatcgaagaaccttttggtagcaagggacagtttcggggggaaaagtacccgtcaaattgTTTgggtaaaattgagagttgctatacttgtaggcttataagtgttgttaatattcatgaaatgattgttaatgattatcattagttagaggggggactcttgttgaaattgatttgcaatatgtaggcctaattgatttctgtaaattttaatgcaaaccggaacattaaatgatttttattttcgtcttaaaagagcttctactgaagtataagttcaaaacttaacccccatgcagggttcaacatcaagtttatggtttcaggtttaaatgtaaggtaaaatggctgctaaagaaatttaacctaaacaacaatcactatatatatatcaatccacctttaactccgcccttcaaagaccacgtg includes these proteins:
- the LOC128169703 gene encoding uncharacterized protein LOC128169703, encoding MPVRHITLFPNDNASLRNVRGFLKKNVRLTEYSKSELMTFSNSLGFQLFYERGWECWIALIPMHQMHSVALSIQQVRQQALATFLQLRENFKNTLMALALRGEARRTLEKNDINDVRKMFILPDDCYAILDALQASLNQLTQTGLLRPIIFCFRFGEKMTCGLSLSDFNTQFTLRTTIHVAANILSDSKEVDLLWSTAGLQQIIGHRGTLCTCLSFKDCANYQSNLDGRPMDIKTCLRTICRFPHEVQFVQLYADIPHRQPNCRYHPVSGCIVGGMCFPRSTAEAFLRDADHYISTFQSNWTLLRRSTCRIEFVVSQDSVADHINAMDFINLTNLEVLLETVPLLVPFPLHILTCIRHLGLWICKELKELLNEYKKTGNVRATWQSYQLELASEKLLWGKPLCGRSTSYSINLGPGALGPSRSSTDHYGFLSLEVYSTCMQNEYSIPPQEIWTTSEVISKMIKRSVGLHDHLDGSYGVIGRHLVVALLHDLHETGKAASYVLFEDFLREIKSCKTTFKTVGAVTIRSLVKLLTTNRRTNSQMVFPSLYLLLDKSNISVAEVIKAGILELDLKHFPAVTTYDRHGNMTLTWSFNDKFWTVVYDKRSTDITENTLVTISDLVRGELEKRGLIYPSKIKKTPKILPWLTMCLRRLQKENMDMEQLVITMTYISCIALLMQGQYVEYDRLALLTIDLPVDKNKLIALEILSKLQLVSFRFRNLQFNRLHFTIPHKLEMLTGAEKKSTKKGETKQSEEVTTNDNKVEELPPKYVDHDNADDDPILFDKDIGHRRTSTCFPISTSLKAPWSAQELEFLHAQRTK